Proteins from a genomic interval of Geodermatophilus obscurus DSM 43160:
- a CDS encoding NACHT domain-containing protein, whose amino-acid sequence MEDLEKAFKAIEPYLPASVADWLLTVVTVLVALGVLFTGLSWLGKPLSYMGKLIAGLQIGKRRHEAARRAIFIDSIIGRIEQIDQNAEWTDRRYTELEAEVEAEGDRKGVGLLPRLLFSTGGRRRERTLGKALRTSKHPQILLQGDPGSGKSVALRHVALDMARRAKKAGHRTRLPLYVSLKDFRPAGEHVGADDVKHYILDAVSDLNDARQTRYLREHFDDGLDSGHWFLLLDGFDEIPELLGAVEVDQTIHKYANAIAAFFNGASRCRGVLASREYRGPTDDLPWPRFYLVSLSESRRRKFIKRANLDPEATRLLRTHLPNASSDVRRLADNPMFLGLLCEFVEHERAFPDTTHAVFESHVVRAFEDGGEADRIFGISKARIREVAEQFAFCMAADTGVGLSVALPDLEASMARNHFILESADEATRVARALRYIRLARSEPSHHQIENPPLSFSHRRFQEYFATCLVLKNPTIVPEAALLTDGRWRETAVTVLQMHPPTQTVKLIATANRLMDELVEQLPPVPDTVDKASDLAHSDPFAWPPRAIHLLALLDAGLATAPNSQSDVIRDKAGRVLSGANTVGIITDRKWALDVAGTAPDHVLLSLIRTSFATGSSWLREAAFRQIGRIKPLPEDVSQAVCFGLVTFASGGRLRQEWPALKAQVSNLNPSAPFLNAMRLLLIAPIADLLAHALWGALLLTSGVNPATVILASLLSYLGFTVLRGTTGFAWTVSGHALPTLMRVLRGLAGRTSWFDTIMVAYGLFITRILMIGIVPNGLWLTLALAYLFTWAPSVITVVRFNSLQDRNLAYAFPQLLVARLVTRAIHKLLQRWGWKTVALRVAYITALGVGLIFTLILMSNTDVGRQYVAPAAIVVFGVFLAAAAIAAVVQLVRLALDLYQYRRYHRRTPTSVGASDVVRLFESFRTPGFLTRTFKLLRRNRVFARSPGTEPALRDIAWVLEFIRVDIASRAKEGPEELKRRMAEKIVVWPTLRTAEVARWVAADERRARRRLEALGPDFADEVGYALEQAIAAQRSEAGEAARVKSFSNL is encoded by the coding sequence GTGGAGGATCTGGAGAAGGCGTTCAAGGCGATAGAGCCATACCTGCCGGCATCAGTGGCCGATTGGCTCCTGACGGTCGTCACCGTGTTGGTTGCCCTCGGGGTCCTTTTCACCGGCCTGAGCTGGTTGGGCAAACCGTTGAGCTACATGGGCAAGCTCATCGCCGGTCTACAGATAGGCAAACGACGGCACGAGGCTGCGCGAAGAGCTATTTTCATCGACTCGATAATCGGCCGGATCGAGCAGATCGACCAGAACGCTGAATGGACTGACCGTAGATACACCGAGCTTGAAGCTGAAGTCGAAGCCGAGGGGGATCGGAAGGGTGTGGGCTTACTTCCGCGACTTCTCTTCTCCACCGGCGGCCGACGGCGGGAACGAACCCTTGGGAAGGCCCTGAGGACGAGCAAGCATCCTCAGATCCTCCTGCAGGGAGACCCCGGGAGCGGCAAGAGTGTCGCGCTTCGTCATGTGGCCCTCGACATGGCAAGACGAGCCAAGAAGGCCGGGCACCGTACGCGCCTTCCGCTCTATGTCAGTTTGAAGGATTTCAGGCCCGCAGGTGAACACGTCGGTGCCGATGATGTCAAGCATTACATCCTGGACGCGGTGTCCGATCTGAACGACGCCAGGCAGACGAGATATCTTCGCGAGCATTTCGACGATGGACTCGACTCCGGTCACTGGTTTCTGCTGCTGGACGGCTTCGACGAGATCCCGGAACTGCTCGGCGCCGTCGAAGTGGATCAGACGATCCACAAGTATGCCAACGCCATAGCCGCCTTCTTCAACGGAGCCTCCCGCTGTCGGGGCGTCCTCGCCTCACGCGAGTACAGAGGGCCGACGGACGATCTCCCCTGGCCACGGTTCTACCTCGTCAGTCTATCGGAGTCCCGCAGACGAAAGTTCATAAAGCGCGCCAATCTTGACCCGGAGGCGACTCGGCTGCTGCGAACCCACTTACCGAACGCGTCGAGCGATGTACGCAGGCTCGCAGACAACCCGATGTTCCTCGGATTGCTGTGCGAGTTCGTCGAGCATGAACGGGCGTTCCCCGATACAACACACGCAGTCTTCGAGTCGCACGTGGTTCGAGCCTTTGAGGACGGGGGGGAAGCGGACCGGATCTTCGGCATCTCGAAGGCCCGGATCCGGGAGGTCGCGGAACAATTTGCCTTCTGCATGGCAGCGGACACAGGCGTGGGGTTGAGCGTCGCGCTGCCGGACCTGGAGGCCTCCATGGCCCGCAACCACTTCATCCTCGAGTCGGCGGATGAGGCGACTCGCGTGGCCAGGGCGCTCCGGTACATCCGCTTGGCGCGATCCGAGCCGTCACATCATCAGATCGAGAATCCACCGCTCAGTTTCTCTCACCGTCGTTTTCAGGAGTATTTCGCTACCTGTCTCGTTCTCAAGAACCCGACCATCGTCCCTGAGGCAGCGCTCCTGACGGATGGCAGATGGCGCGAAACCGCCGTCACGGTGCTCCAGATGCATCCACCTACTCAAACCGTCAAACTCATCGCCACGGCCAATAGGCTGATGGATGAGCTCGTGGAGCAGCTCCCGCCGGTGCCGGACACGGTCGACAAGGCGAGCGACCTCGCCCATTCCGACCCCTTCGCGTGGCCGCCACGAGCTATACATCTACTAGCACTACTGGACGCGGGCCTTGCCACCGCCCCCAACAGCCAGTCGGACGTCATTCGAGACAAGGCGGGTCGTGTGCTCTCAGGCGCAAATACCGTCGGGATCATCACGGATAGGAAGTGGGCCCTGGACGTCGCTGGAACCGCACCGGATCACGTCCTCTTGAGCCTGATCCGCACTTCGTTCGCCACGGGGAGTTCGTGGCTCCGCGAAGCCGCCTTTCGCCAGATCGGAAGAATCAAACCGCTGCCCGAGGACGTCTCCCAGGCAGTCTGCTTCGGCCTGGTAACTTTCGCGAGCGGAGGACGACTACGCCAGGAGTGGCCCGCCCTCAAGGCGCAGGTCTCGAACCTGAACCCCTCCGCCCCCTTTCTGAATGCAATGCGACTGCTCCTGATCGCGCCTATCGCCGACCTTCTCGCTCACGCATTATGGGGTGCGCTGCTCCTGACCTCGGGAGTCAACCCCGCGACGGTCATCCTAGCTTCGCTTTTGTCATACCTGGGATTCACGGTGCTCCGTGGGACCACTGGTTTCGCATGGACGGTCAGTGGACACGCCCTGCCAACACTGATGCGGGTTCTGCGCGGGCTCGCGGGTAGGACGTCCTGGTTTGACACGATCATGGTGGCCTATGGTCTGTTCATCACGAGAATCCTCATGATCGGTATCGTGCCCAACGGGCTGTGGCTGACCCTGGCGCTTGCATACCTCTTCACCTGGGCACCCTCGGTCATCACGGTCGTGCGCTTCAATTCGCTGCAGGATCGAAACCTCGCCTACGCTTTTCCACAGCTGCTCGTAGCGCGCCTCGTCACGAGGGCGATACACAAGCTCCTCCAGCGCTGGGGCTGGAAGACCGTGGCACTGAGGGTGGCATACATCACAGCGCTCGGAGTCGGCTTGATCTTCACCCTCATCTTGATGTCAAATACTGACGTCGGCCGCCAGTACGTCGCCCCGGCGGCGATCGTAGTATTTGGCGTCTTTTTGGCGGCCGCCGCCATCGCAGCGGTCGTGCAACTGGTCCGTCTCGCGCTCGACCTGTACCAATACCGCCGTTACCACCGACGAACACCAACTTCAGTGGGGGCTTCGGATGTGGTCCGGCTGTTCGAATCGTTCAGGACTCCGGGGTTCTTGACCCGGACCTTCAAGTTGCTCCGTCGGAACAGAGTCTTCGCCCGGAGTCCTGGAACGGAGCCAGCTCTGCGCGACATTGCTTGGGTGCTGGAGTTCATCAGGGTGGACATCGCCTCGCGAGCCAAGGAAGGTCCCGAGGAGTTGAAGCGTCGAATGGCTGAGAAGATCGTTGTCTGGCCAACCTTGAGGACGGCCGAAGTCGCGCGGTGGGTTGCTGCCGATGAAAGACGGGCTCGCAGGAGGCTCGAGGCGCTCGGCCCTGATTTCGCGGACGAGGTCGGGTACGCCCTCGAGCAGGCGATCGCGGCACAACGGAGCGAAGCCGGGGAAGCGGCCAGAGTGAAAAGCTTCTCTAATCTCTGA